The Oxalobacter aliiformigenes nucleotide sequence GGACGGACGACGGCAGCGTGAATGTCGATATCGGGCATGACGGCCAGAGCGGGACTCTGAATCTGGGAACCGACAGCGCCGCCAACGGCGGGACATTGAGCGGTACGGTGACGGTCAGTGAAACCGGTACGGTCAATGTCAATGGTGCGGAATATGGCGTCAATGGCAAGCTCGACGTATCCGGAACTGTCAACGTCAACAATGGCGCAACACTGAACACCGATACCGTGACCCTGAATAACAGCGGTACCGTCAATGTAGCCGGCACCATGAAGGCCGATACCCTGACAGCAGCAAAGGAAACAACCATCAACGTCGGCGACAGCACATCGGCAGGCAGCCTGTCGGCAAGTTCCCTGAGTCTGAACGGCGGCATGATGTTTCTGGATCCGGACTGGAGACCGGGCATCGGTATAGAAGGTGCATCGCGGGCAGCATTCGGTTCATTGCCAAACGGGATTGACGGTTCCCTTGTCGTCGGACGGAACTCACTGGCCGTACTGGGCGATACCACAACAGACTGGGCACAAAACGAATTCGCCCGGAGCGGAAGAAACTGGGGCCCCGGCGACATCACCGCCGCCCTGGCCATCCAGGCACCCCAGACACTGAGTGCTGCCGATAATGGAGCCATCGTCGTGGATGGTTCGCTGACGGCACCCTCGCAAACTGTTACGCCAAACAGCGTCAGATTCGCCGACAACTCCATGCTCATCGTCGATGCCGCCGGCATCGGCAGTGAAGCCGCGATCACCGGGAATGGTACAAGCCAAGCGACAGTGGCAGACAGCGCCGCCCTGCACATCGCCAACGCCAGAAACGGACAGGAAATCGGCATCCTGAGAGGCTTTACTTCCGATAAAGCCATCAATGGCTGGCAGGGAGACAACCTGACCTCCAGTGACGCCATGATCTCCCTGAATGTGACAGAAGACGGCAGCAACGGCAACGTCACCGTTGCGGCAACCGCCAACAACGCCGCCGACATCTTCCCGGGAGCCATGCCCGTCAGCACCATGAACGCCATCTGGCAAAACGGCGAAAACGACGTCGATTCTGCCAACGGAGGCATCGCCTTCCTCTCCAGAGCGGCAGACAACCGGTACCTCAATCATCAGGACGCCGTCCGTACGATCAATGGCGCCGCCCAGATGGCCGTTGCCGCCGGCGTCCAGCTCTCCAACCTGCAAGCGCTGGACAGCGTCACCGAAGCCCTGGAAAACCATGTCAGCCTGACCGCCAACACGCAGCAGGCCAATGCGCCACGCCTGCATGACGAAGGCGCCGACCTGTGGGCCGCCATGCTCTACCGGCATGATAGCGGAGACGGCATGAAATCGGGAAGCTTCAACGCCGACATCAACAACAACTTCGGCGGCCTCATCGTCGGCAGCGACTACACCTGGAAACTGGCCGGAGACACCCAAACCCGCGTCGGCGCCGCATTATCCATCGGCAAAGGCGACAGCCACAGCGACGGAGACTACAACTACAGCAAAAACGACTACGACACCTACGGCATCAACCTCTATGGCAGCTGGAACAACCGGAACGTCAATATCATGGCGGACATCGGTTACATGAAAGGAGACAACGAAGTCGAACAGCACCTCTCCCAAAACCTCGGCGGCAAACTGAAAGCCGACGTCGACACCGAAATGTGGACGGCCGGCATCAAGGGAGAATACCGTATCCGGACCAGTGCGCTGGACATCTCCCCCCATCTGGGAGTACGGTACACCCACCTCAAGACCGACAGCTTCAGCAGCCGCAACACCCTGGGAACCGTCTTCAATACAGACAGCGAAAGCTACAACATCTGGCAGATGCCACTTGGCGTCACCCTGAGCAAGGACTACAAGTCCGCCAGCGGCTGGACCATCAAACCGAAATTCGACTTCAGCGTCATCGGAGCGGCCGGAGACACGGAAGCCGAAACCCGGGTACGGGTACCGGGAGTCAATGCGGCCGACAACGCCAGCGCCGACATGATGGACAGCGTCAGCTTCAGAGGCATCGTCGGCGTGGAAATGCAGAAAGACGCCACCAGCGTCGGCCTGTCCGCAGGATACCAGCGATCTGCCACGATGAATTCCACGGGCTTCATGCTGAATATCGGCCATCACTTCTGAAAAACCATACACGCACGGATTTCCGTCCGGTGCGGGTGGGTTTGCATAAAAAGGGCGCCTCCCGAAAGGGGGCGCCCTTTTTACGGGACCCTGTCCGTTTCCGGTAGCGGAATGTACGGGGATTGCCGTTTCTTTCGCGGCTTCAGCATGGCGCCCGGGTATTTCCCGGTAACGCTGACCGGATTCACGGCAATGTCTTCCGGTATCCCGGCGGCGATGATCCGCCCTCCTCCACCTCCTCCTTTCGGGCCAAGGTCAATTATCCAGTCCGCTGTCTTGATGTTTCATGGAGGCTGAAGGGATGATCGGGAAATGAGAAACAAAAAAGCACACTGAAAAGTGTGCTTTTTCATGCTATACCATTTCGATAATGGCAACAGGAATTCTGGTAGGCACGATTGGACTCGAACCAACGACCCCTACCATGTCAAGGTAGTGCTCTAACCAGCTGAGCTACGCGCCTAAAGACGTTATTATAACCTAAAAAAATCAGACTGGGCTACATTTTCAATATAACTACAGCAAAAAAACAACTCATCATACAGCCTGCCCCGTCATTTCAGGCGTCAGAGAATGCAAGAGTCATGCAAAATCAGGCGTATAACCATGATATTCAGAACAGTGAATTCGCAGCTCCGGTCGCAACTGTCAGCAATTTTTCAGAATCGCTTTCAATCTCCTGAAACAAGACCGAACCCGACAAATGACATCCTGACAGACAGCATGCCTGTTTTTGATACAGACCTCGCCAACAGACAGGATTTCCAAATGATGAAAACCGGTCGATGCTCCCTTGAGCATTGTGTACATCGTGGCAGGTTTATGACTTTTCCCTGTAATGACTCATGATTTATCAACCTGCATTCGATCACCTCATCGATTCTCTGCTCACAGGGCAATTCTTTCCTGCGGCAATATAGGCCACCTTGAATCGGCACTGGCATAAACCGCTATGAAACCACGACTATACGGAAAATTTATGAGTCCCGTGTTTTCTCGTTTCAGCAATAGCTCAGTCCCCGGGCCCTCCGGTTCATACCCGAAAATATCCTGTCAAAGCAAGTCTGTGCAAAAACTGACAGATCAAACGACATTCGGCTGCCGATGATGTTGCCAGAACAATCACTGAATAACAGACGTCACGAAAAGCATGGAAAATTTTCTGACTGCATCGTGAATTTCATCACTTGCATCAGGTTTTTGCAAAAGCTCACTGCCGGAAAACATTGGTATCGCCAATTTCTCAAAAAACATGTAACGGCTTCCGGATGTCGCTATCTTTCAAGTTTCGCCATTTTCCTCAATCAGCGGGACAAGAATTTTTTCGGGCTTCTCCCGGATATTCAGCTCCGGATCGTGACCGGTCAATGTCACTGTTTGTATTGAAAGACCATTTACTCTCATATTGAGACAGCATGAATCCCCCTCCTTTACAGATCTGAAAAATTCACGATACATCAAATTTTGCGCATTCATAATCGTTTTCGGTGAAATCCGGTTTATAGTGTTGAGTGACAGAAAAATTGTTCCGTTCTGAATCTGTTTCAGTCTTTTCTCCCGTCGATTGTTTTTTATTTACGGTTTGCCATGAATCCAACCAATCTCGCCAATACGGCCGTTTTTCAAAAACTCAAAAAACACGCTGAAAAAGCCGGAAAATGGTCGCTGAAAGAACTGTTCCGGAATGATCCCGGCCGTTTTCCCGCCATGACATTGACAGCCGGGGGCCTGTTTCTGGATTTTTCGAAGAACTTCCTGACGAAAGAAACATTGCTGCTGCTTCTGGAACTTGCAAAAGAATGTGATCTCGAAAAAATACGGGACCGAATGTTTGAGGGAGACAAAATCAATACCACAGAACACCGTGCCGTTTTGCACACGGCATTAAGGGCTCCCCGTTACGAGAAAGTTCTGGTCGATGGAAAAAATGTCATTCCCGACATTCAGGCCGTTCTTGATCAAATGCGCCGTTTCTCGGAGAAGATTCACTCCGGGGAATGGAAGGGTTTCACCGGCAAGCCGATAACCGATATCGTCAATATCGGAATAGGGGGTTCCGACGTAGGGCCGAGAATGGTCTGTCAGGCAATGCGTCCTTTCCATATAAAAGAATTGAACGTTCATTTCGTCGCAAATGTCGATGGACATGATCTGGATATGGTTTTGAACAGGGCCCGTCCGGAAACGACTCTTTTCATCATTGCGTCAAAAACCTTTACGACACTGGAAACCATGCTGAATGCCCATTCAGCCCGCAGCTGGTTTCTGAACCATGGAACCATCCGGGATATCCAAAAGCATTTCGTCGCCATTTCAACCAACCGGGAAGCCGTTGAAAAATTCGGCATTCATCATGACAACCTGTTCCCCTTCTGGGACTGGGTAGGTGGTCGCTATTCCGTCTGGTCCGCTATCGGCCTGCCTGTCGTACTGGCTATCGGCTACAACCATTTCACGGAATTTCTGGCAGGTGCCCATGCGATGGATGTTCATTTCCGATACGCACCTCTGGCATCCAACATGCCTGTACTTCTCGGCCTGACAGGTATCTGGAACCGGAATTTCCTGGGATGCACCTCTGTTTCCGTAGCTCCTTATTTGCAGGATCTCGTCAGTTTTCCAAGATACCTGCAACAGCTCGAGATGGAAAGCAACGGCAAGCAGGTACAGAAAAACGGCGAACCCGTCACTTATGGAAGCTGTCCTGTCATCTGGGGAAATGTCGGAACCAATGGGCAACATGCCTATTTTCAGTTACTGCATCAGGGAACCGAAATCATCCCTGTCGATTTCATCGTCGCCCTGTCTCCACACCATACTCTCGCAAAACATCATTCCGCCCTACTGGCAAACTGTTTCGCCCAGTCAGAAGCGCTGATGAAAGGCAAAACCGCCGATCAGGTCAGAGCCGATCTGGAAGCGTCCGGCATGAGTCCACAGGAAATAGAAACCCAGATACCCCAAAGAACTTTTCCGGGAAACCGTCCAAGCAATACGATCCTTATGAACGTGCTCAGACCCGAAACGCTGGGCGCACTGATGGCACTATATGAACACA carries:
- the pgi gene encoding glucose-6-phosphate isomerase yields the protein MNPTNLANTAVFQKLKKHAEKAGKWSLKELFRNDPGRFPAMTLTAGGLFLDFSKNFLTKETLLLLLELAKECDLEKIRDRMFEGDKINTTEHRAVLHTALRAPRYEKVLVDGKNVIPDIQAVLDQMRRFSEKIHSGEWKGFTGKPITDIVNIGIGGSDVGPRMVCQAMRPFHIKELNVHFVANVDGHDLDMVLNRARPETTLFIIASKTFTTLETMLNAHSARSWFLNHGTIRDIQKHFVAISTNREAVEKFGIHHDNLFPFWDWVGGRYSVWSAIGLPVVLAIGYNHFTEFLAGAHAMDVHFRYAPLASNMPVLLGLTGIWNRNFLGCTSVSVAPYLQDLVSFPRYLQQLEMESNGKQVQKNGEPVTYGSCPVIWGNVGTNGQHAYFQLLHQGTEIIPVDFIVALSPHHTLAKHHSALLANCFAQSEALMKGKTADQVRADLEASGMSPQEIETQIPQRTFPGNRPSNTILMNVLRPETLGALMALYEHKTFVQGVIWNINSFDQWGVELGKVLAQTIQKELENNISEEHDSSTSGLIALAKASRK